One Mycobacterium kubicae genomic window carries:
- the usfY gene encoding protein UsfY, producing MGDTFRDPVDHLRTTRPLAGESLIDVLHWPGYLLVVAGVIGGVGSLAAFGSGHHAEGMTAGVVAVVAAVCGLVWLAVEHRRIRRIADRWYAEHPEVHRQRYAS from the coding sequence ATGGGGGATACCTTTCGAGACCCCGTCGACCACTTGCGGACGACGCGGCCACTCGCCGGTGAATCGCTGATCGATGTGTTGCACTGGCCCGGTTACCTGTTGGTCGTCGCGGGGGTCATCGGTGGCGTCGGATCCCTGGCCGCTTTCGGCAGCGGACACCACGCCGAAGGCATGACCGCGGGGGTGGTGGCGGTCGTCGCCGCGGTCTGCGGCCTGGTGTGGTTGGCGGTCGAACATCGGCGGATCCGCCGCATCGCCGATCGGTGGTACGCCGAACATCCCGAGGTGCACAGGCAGCGGTACGCCAGCTAG
- a CDS encoding ATP-binding protein, which yields MTDAELRTEGRHRGARAVELSVDARLENLAMLRTLVGAIGTFEDLDFDAVADLRLAVDEVCTRLIRSATPDATLRLVVDPRDDELVVEASASCDTHDVVAPGSFSWHVLTSLADDVKTFHDGRQPDAAGSVFGISLTARRAAPGR from the coding sequence ATGACCGATGCGGAGCTACGCACTGAGGGGCGCCATCGCGGGGCTCGCGCAGTCGAGTTGAGCGTTGATGCGCGCCTGGAGAACCTGGCGATGCTGCGCACTTTGGTGGGTGCCATCGGAACCTTCGAGGACCTCGACTTCGACGCCGTGGCGGACCTGCGGCTGGCGGTCGACGAGGTGTGCACCCGGTTGATCCGCTCAGCCACGCCGGACGCGACACTGCGGTTGGTGGTCGATCCGCGCGACGACGAACTCGTGGTGGAAGCCTCGGCGTCTTGCGATACTCACGACGTGGTTGCGCCCGGAAGCTTCAGCTGGCATGTCCTGACGTCGCTGGCTGACGACGTCAAGACCTTCCACGACGGTCGTCAGCCCGACGCTGCCGGCAGCGTCTTCGGTATCTCGTTGACCGCGCGACGGGCGGCGCCTGGCAGGTGA
- a CDS encoding RNA polymerase sigma factor SigF: protein MTTPSAGGSNSRPNEYADVPDMFRELAGLPTDSAEFQSHRDKIVERCLPLADHIARRFEGRGEPRDDLIQVARVGLVNAVVRFDVETGSDFVSFAVPTIMGEVRRHFRDNSWSVKVPRRLKELHLRLGTATADLSQRLGRAPTATELAAELGMDRGEVVEGLVAGSSYNTLSIDSGGGSEDDDARAIADTLGDVDSGLDQIENREALRPLLEALPERERTVLILRFFESMTQTQIAERVGISQMHVSRLLAKSLTRLRDQLQ, encoded by the coding sequence GTGACAACACCTTCCGCCGGCGGTTCGAATTCGCGACCGAACGAATACGCCGATGTCCCCGACATGTTCCGTGAGCTGGCGGGATTGCCGACCGACTCAGCGGAATTCCAGAGCCACCGAGACAAAATCGTCGAACGCTGCCTGCCGTTGGCCGATCACATCGCCCGGCGCTTCGAAGGTCGCGGGGAACCGCGCGACGATCTGATTCAGGTAGCGCGGGTGGGCCTGGTCAACGCCGTCGTCCGGTTCGACGTCGAAACCGGTTCGGATTTCGTGTCTTTCGCGGTGCCGACCATCATGGGGGAGGTCCGCCGCCACTTCCGCGATAACAGCTGGTCGGTCAAGGTGCCGCGGCGCCTCAAGGAACTGCATCTGCGGCTAGGCACCGCCACCGCCGACTTATCGCAACGACTGGGCAGAGCACCCACTGCCACCGAACTCGCCGCGGAACTCGGGATGGACCGCGGCGAGGTCGTGGAAGGGCTGGTCGCGGGCAGCTCCTACAACACGCTGTCCATCGACAGCGGCGGCGGCAGCGAAGACGACGACGCCCGTGCCATTGCTGACACGTTGGGCGACGTCGACTCGGGGTTGGACCAGATCGAGAACCGGGAAGCCCTTCGCCCATTGCTCGAGGCCTTGCCCGAGCGGGAACGGACCGTGCTGATCCTGCGGTTCTTCGAGTCCATGACGCAGACTCAGATCGCCGAGCGGGTGGGCATCTCGCAGATGCACGTGTCCCGCCTGCTGGCTAAGTCGTTAACACGGCTCCGGGATCAGCTGCAGTAG
- a CDS encoding STAS domain-containing protein, whose protein sequence is MEPHMSSVNHSRLRTGTAEFSAHWGSAAGVITAQGELDAANADEFADYVQRCTKHCKRLVLDLRGVDFIGTAGFSALHRINVVCSAANAHWAMVPSREVSRLLRVCDPDGALPITDSINDTAETEPGLLQLIPEPC, encoded by the coding sequence ATGGAGCCACATATGTCATCTGTGAACCACTCTCGTCTTCGCACCGGTACCGCAGAATTCTCCGCCCATTGGGGATCTGCGGCCGGGGTGATCACCGCCCAAGGTGAGCTCGACGCGGCCAACGCCGACGAGTTCGCCGATTACGTCCAGCGCTGCACCAAACACTGCAAGCGCCTTGTCCTGGACCTACGCGGCGTGGATTTCATTGGCACGGCCGGTTTTTCGGCCCTGCACCGAATCAACGTGGTGTGCTCGGCGGCCAACGCCCACTGGGCGATGGTGCCCAGCCGCGAGGTGTCCCGGCTACTGCGGGTCTGCGATCCCGACGGCGCATTGCCGATCACGGATTCGATCAACGACACCGCCGAGACCGAACCGGGTCTACTGCAGCTGATCCCGGAGCCGTGTTAA
- a CDS encoding acetyl-CoA carboxylase biotin carboxylase subunit: MASHASSRISKVLVANRGEIAVRVIRAARDAGLASVAVYAEPDADAPHVRLADEAFALGGQTSAESYLDFGKLLDAAAKSGANAVHPGYGFLSENADFAQAVIDAGLIWIGPSPQSIRDLGDKVTARHIAARAQAPLVPGTPDPVKDADEVVAFAQEYGVPVAIKAAFGGGGKGMKVARTIEEIPELYESAVREATAAFGRGECFVERYLDKPRHVEAQVIADQHGNVIVAGTRDCSLQRRFQKLVEEAPAPFLTDAQRKEIHESAKRICKEAHYYGAGTVEYLVGQDGLISFLEVNTRLQVEHPVTEETAGIDLVLQQFKIANGDRLELTEDPTPRGHAIEFRINGEDAGRGFLPAPGPVTRYDIPTGPGVRLDSGVEAGSVIGGQFDSMLSKLIVYGADRQEALARARRALDEFHVEGLATVIPFHRAVVSDPAFIGDDNGFSVHTRWIETEWNNTVEPFTGGEPLDEDESRPRQKVVVEVDGRRIEVSLPGDLALANGAPDAVGVIRRKPKPRKRGANAGAAASGDAVTAPMQGTVVKVAVEEGQEVAAGDLVVVLEAMKMENPVTAHKDGVITGLAVEPGAAITQGTVLAEIK, encoded by the coding sequence GTGGCTAGTCACGCCAGCTCGAGGATCTCCAAGGTGCTAGTCGCCAATCGCGGCGAAATTGCAGTCCGGGTGATCCGGGCGGCCCGCGATGCCGGGCTGGCTAGCGTGGCGGTCTACGCCGAACCTGACGCCGACGCCCCGCACGTGCGGTTGGCCGACGAGGCGTTCGCGCTGGGCGGGCAGACCTCCGCGGAGTCCTACCTGGATTTCGGCAAGCTGCTCGACGCCGCCGCCAAATCGGGCGCCAACGCCGTGCACCCCGGTTACGGCTTCCTCTCGGAAAACGCCGACTTCGCCCAGGCGGTCATCGACGCGGGGCTGATCTGGATCGGACCCAGCCCGCAGTCCATCCGCGACCTCGGCGACAAGGTCACCGCGCGCCACATCGCCGCCCGCGCGCAGGCGCCGCTGGTGCCGGGCACTCCGGACCCGGTGAAGGACGCCGACGAGGTGGTGGCATTCGCCCAGGAATACGGCGTGCCGGTGGCGATCAAGGCCGCGTTCGGTGGCGGCGGCAAGGGCATGAAGGTGGCCCGCACCATCGAGGAGATTCCGGAGCTGTACGAGTCGGCGGTGCGCGAGGCCACCGCCGCGTTCGGCCGCGGCGAGTGCTTCGTCGAGCGCTATCTGGACAAGCCCCGCCACGTCGAGGCCCAGGTCATCGCCGACCAGCACGGCAACGTCATCGTCGCCGGAACCCGCGACTGCTCGCTGCAGCGCCGCTTCCAGAAGCTGGTCGAAGAGGCGCCGGCACCATTCCTGACCGACGCCCAGCGCAAGGAGATCCACGAGTCCGCCAAACGGATCTGCAAAGAGGCGCACTACTACGGCGCCGGCACCGTCGAATACCTGGTCGGCCAGGACGGGCTGATCTCGTTCCTCGAGGTCAACACCCGCCTGCAGGTCGAGCACCCCGTCACCGAGGAGACCGCCGGCATCGACCTGGTGCTGCAGCAGTTCAAGATCGCCAACGGCGACCGGCTGGAACTGACCGAAGACCCCACTCCGCGCGGGCATGCCATCGAGTTCCGGATCAACGGCGAGGACGCCGGCCGCGGCTTCCTGCCCGCGCCCGGCCCGGTCACCCGGTACGACATCCCCACCGGTCCTGGGGTCCGGCTGGACTCCGGGGTCGAGGCCGGTTCGGTCATCGGTGGCCAGTTCGACTCGATGCTGTCCAAGCTGATCGTGTACGGCGCCGACCGCCAAGAGGCGCTGGCGCGCGCCCGCCGCGCCCTCGACGAGTTCCACGTCGAAGGGCTTGCCACCGTCATCCCATTCCACCGCGCGGTGGTGTCCGACCCGGCGTTCATCGGCGACGACAATGGCTTCTCGGTGCACACCCGCTGGATCGAGACCGAGTGGAACAACACCGTCGAGCCGTTCACCGGCGGTGAGCCCCTCGACGAGGACGAGTCCCGGCCGCGCCAGAAGGTGGTCGTCGAGGTCGACGGCCGCCGCATCGAGGTGTCGCTGCCCGGCGATCTCGCGTTGGCCAACGGCGCGCCCGACGCCGTGGGGGTCATCCGCCGCAAGCCCAAGCCGCGCAAGCGCGGCGCCAACGCCGGCGCGGCGGCCTCCGGTGACGCGGTCACCGCACCCATGCAGGGCACTGTGGTCAAGGTCGCGGTCGAGGAGGGTCAGGAGGTCGCCGCCGGTGACCTGGTGGTGGTCCTCGAGGCGATGAAGATGGAGAACCCGGTGACGGCCCACAAGGACGGCGTCATCACCGGTCTGGCCGTGGAACCCGGCGCCGCCATCACCCAGGGGACAGTGCTCGCCGAAATCAAATAG
- a CDS encoding SufE family protein, with translation MSLPAPLAEVVSDFAEVQGQDKLRLLLEFADELPPLPADLAEAAMEPVPECQSPLFLHVDADDPDRVRLYFSAPAEAPTTRGFASILATGLDEQPAADILAVPDDFYTELGLAALISPLRLRGMSAMLTRIKRRLRQAG, from the coding sequence ATGAGCCTGCCCGCTCCCTTAGCCGAGGTGGTGTCCGACTTCGCCGAAGTGCAGGGCCAGGACAAGCTGCGGCTGCTGCTGGAATTCGCCGACGAACTGCCGCCGCTGCCGGCCGATCTGGCCGAGGCGGCGATGGAACCGGTGCCAGAATGCCAATCCCCGCTTTTCCTGCATGTCGACGCCGACGACCCCGACCGGGTGCGGCTGTATTTCAGCGCCCCCGCCGAGGCACCGACCACCCGCGGTTTTGCGTCGATCCTGGCGACCGGGCTGGACGAACAACCCGCCGCCGACATCCTGGCGGTGCCCGACGATTTCTACACCGAACTGGGGCTGGCCGCGCTGATCAGCCCCCTGCGGCTGCGCGGAATGTCAGCGATGCTGACGCGCATCAAGCGCCGGCTACGCCAAGCCGGATGA
- a CDS encoding sulfurtransferase → MPLPPDPSPTLLGYAHPERLVTADWLSANMGAPGLAIVESDEDVLLYDIGHIPGAVKIDWHTDLNDPRVRDYIDGEQFAELMNSKGIAREDTVVIYGDKSNWWAAYALWVFTLFGHPDVRLLNGGRDLWLAEGRETTLEVPTKTSTGYPVVQRNDAPIRAFKDDVLESLGSGPLIDVRSPDEYTGKRTHMPDYPEEGALRGGHIPTARSIPWAKAADESGRFRSREELEEIYGFITPDDKTIVYCRIGERSSHTWFVLTHLLGKPGVRNYDGSWTEWGNTVRVPIVAGESPGEVPAR, encoded by the coding sequence GTGCCGTTGCCTCCTGATCCAAGTCCCACCCTGCTCGGTTATGCCCACCCCGAACGGCTCGTGACGGCGGACTGGCTGTCCGCCAACATGGGCGCACCGGGTCTGGCCATCGTGGAATCCGACGAAGACGTGCTGCTCTACGACATCGGCCACATCCCCGGAGCCGTCAAGATCGACTGGCATACCGACCTGAACGACCCGCGCGTGCGCGACTACATCGACGGCGAACAGTTCGCCGAACTGATGAACAGCAAGGGCATCGCGCGCGAGGACACCGTGGTGATCTACGGCGACAAGAGCAACTGGTGGGCGGCGTACGCGCTGTGGGTCTTCACGCTGTTCGGCCACCCCGACGTGCGGCTGCTCAACGGGGGCCGCGACCTGTGGCTGGCCGAAGGCCGGGAAACCACGCTCGAAGTGCCGACCAAGACGTCCACCGGCTACCCCGTCGTGCAGCGTAACGACGCACCGATCCGGGCGTTCAAAGACGACGTCCTCGAGTCTCTGGGCAGCGGGCCGCTGATCGACGTGCGCTCCCCGGACGAATACACCGGCAAACGCACCCACATGCCCGACTACCCCGAAGAGGGGGCGTTACGCGGCGGCCACATCCCGACCGCGCGCTCCATCCCGTGGGCCAAGGCCGCCGACGAAAGCGGCCGGTTCCGCAGCCGTGAGGAGCTCGAGGAGATCTACGGCTTCATCACCCCCGACGACAAGACCATCGTCTACTGCCGCATCGGGGAACGGTCCAGCCACACGTGGTTCGTGCTGACCCACCTGCTCGGCAAACCGGGAGTGCGCAACTACGACGGCTCCTGGACCGAATGGGGCAACACCGTGCGGGTGCCGATCGTGGCCGGCGAGAGCCCAGGTGAAGTGCCCGCTCGATGA
- a CDS encoding pyridoxamine 5'-phosphate oxidase family protein: MQTTWTEFAAQAPQIAAIFARRHRATGNLCLLATLRSDGFPRISPMEPRFFEDRLWLPGMPATTKFADLSRDPRFCLHTATVDTQVSEGDAKLWGLARYCTDDALRHRFAVDLLQETGMDLRGQPYPLFGTEITGGSAVVLQDGHLDISVWKPGAPERVVRKH; encoded by the coding sequence ATGCAGACCACCTGGACCGAGTTCGCCGCCCAAGCGCCGCAGATCGCCGCCATCTTCGCCCGTCGCCACCGCGCCACCGGCAACCTGTGCCTGTTGGCCACCCTGCGCTCCGACGGGTTCCCGCGGATCAGTCCGATGGAGCCCCGGTTCTTCGAGGACCGACTGTGGCTGCCCGGCATGCCCGCCACCACGAAATTCGCCGACCTCAGCCGCGACCCCCGATTCTGCCTCCACACCGCCACCGTTGACACCCAGGTCAGTGAGGGCGACGCGAAGCTGTGGGGCCTGGCGCGCTACTGCACCGACGACGCGCTGCGGCACCGCTTCGCCGTCGACCTGCTACAGGAGACCGGAATGGACTTGCGCGGACAGCCATACCCGCTGTTCGGCACCGAGATCACCGGGGGGTCGGCCGTCGTCCTGCAAGACGGCCACCTCGACATCAGCGTCTGGAAGCCGGGCGCGCCGGAACGAGTGGTACGCAAGCACTGA
- a CDS encoding Maf family protein produces the protein MTRLVLGSASSGRLKVLRQAGIDPLVVVSGIDEDAVMAALGPHSAPADVVAALARVKAEQVTTMLVGPQSIVAADCVVIGCDSMLLFNGRLCGKPRTVDEARHLWLSMAGGAGQLLTGHCLIRMTDNRVVYQGGETSVTTVYFGTPSAADLEAYLGTGESLRVAGGFTLDGLGGWFIDRVDGDPSAVVGIGLPVTRSLLHRAGVSLAALWAANPA, from the coding sequence ATGACCCGGCTGGTGCTCGGGTCCGCGTCCTCCGGCCGGCTCAAAGTGCTTCGTCAAGCCGGCATCGATCCGCTGGTGGTGGTGTCGGGCATCGACGAAGATGCGGTGATGGCCGCGCTGGGCCCACACTCCGCGCCCGCCGACGTGGTGGCCGCGCTGGCGCGCGTCAAAGCCGAGCAGGTGACCACCATGCTGGTGGGACCGCAAAGCATCGTGGCCGCCGACTGCGTCGTGATCGGCTGTGATTCGATGCTGCTGTTCAACGGCCGGCTGTGCGGCAAGCCGCGGACCGTGGACGAGGCCCGCCACCTCTGGCTGTCCATGGCCGGCGGCGCCGGTCAACTGCTCACCGGCCACTGCCTCATCCGCATGACGGACAACAGAGTCGTCTATCAGGGCGGCGAAACCTCAGTCACCACAGTGTATTTCGGCACTCCGTCGGCAGCAGACCTGGAGGCTTACCTGGGGACCGGGGAATCGTTGCGGGTTGCCGGAGGCTTCACCCTCGACGGGTTGGGGGGCTGGTTCATCGACCGCGTCGACGGTGACCCGTCTGCGGTGGTGGGCATCGGGCTGCCGGTGACCCGGTCGCTGCTGCACCGCGCCGGGGTGTCGCTAGCCGCGTTGTGGGCAGCCAACCCCGCCTGA
- a CDS encoding acyl-CoA carboxylase subunit beta: MTSVTDHTAEPAAEHTIDIHTTAGKLAELHKRREESLHPVGEAAVDKVHAKGKLTARERIYALLDEDSFVELDALAKHRSTNFGLEKNRPVGDGVVTGYGTIDGRDVCIFSQDATVFGGSLGEVYGEKIVKVQELAIKTGRPLIGINDGAGARIQEGVVSLGLYSRIFRNNILASGVIPQISLIMGAAAGGHVYSPALTDFVVMVDQTSQMFITGPDVIKTVTGEDVTMEELGGAHTHMAKSGTLHYVASGEQDAFEWVRELLSYLPPNNFTDPPHEPVPVPAGAIEENLTDEDLELDTLIPDSPNQPYDMHEVITRILDEDEFLEIQGGYAQNIVVGFGRIDGRPVGIVANQPTHFAGCLDINASEKAARFVRTCDCFNIPIVMLVDVPGFLPGTGQEYNGIIRRGAKLLYAYGEATVPKITVITRKAYGGAYCVMGSKDMGCDVNLAWPTAQIAVMGASGAVGFVYRQKLKEAAEAGEDVEALRLHLQQEYEDTLVNPYVAAERGYVDAVIPPSYTRGYIGTALRLLERKISQQPPKKHGNIPL, encoded by the coding sequence ATGACGAGCGTTACCGACCACACCGCCGAGCCCGCCGCCGAGCACACCATCGACATCCACACCACCGCCGGCAAGCTGGCGGAGCTGCACAAGCGCCGGGAAGAGTCGTTGCATCCGGTCGGCGAGGCCGCCGTCGACAAGGTGCACGCCAAGGGCAAGCTCACCGCGCGGGAACGGATCTACGCGCTGCTGGACGAGGATTCCTTCGTCGAACTCGACGCCCTGGCCAAACACCGCAGCACCAACTTCGGGCTGGAGAAGAACCGCCCGGTCGGCGACGGTGTGGTGACCGGTTACGGCACCATCGACGGCCGCGACGTGTGCATCTTCAGCCAGGACGCGACCGTGTTCGGCGGCAGCCTGGGCGAGGTCTACGGCGAGAAGATCGTCAAGGTGCAGGAACTGGCGATCAAGACCGGTCGCCCGCTGATCGGCATCAACGACGGCGCCGGCGCCCGCATCCAGGAGGGCGTCGTCTCGCTGGGCCTGTACAGCCGCATCTTCCGCAACAACATCCTGGCCTCCGGTGTCATCCCGCAGATCTCGCTGATCATGGGAGCCGCCGCCGGCGGGCACGTCTACTCCCCCGCCCTGACCGACTTCGTCGTGATGGTCGACCAGACCAGCCAGATGTTCATCACCGGCCCCGACGTCATCAAGACCGTCACCGGTGAGGACGTCACCATGGAGGAACTCGGCGGTGCCCACACCCACATGGCCAAGTCGGGCACCCTGCACTACGTCGCCTCCGGCGAGCAGGACGCCTTCGAGTGGGTCCGCGAGCTGCTCAGCTACCTGCCGCCCAACAACTTCACCGACCCGCCACACGAACCGGTTCCGGTGCCGGCTGGCGCCATCGAGGAAAACCTGACCGATGAGGACCTCGAACTCGACACGCTGATCCCGGACTCACCAAACCAGCCCTATGACATGCACGAGGTGATCACCCGCATTCTCGACGAGGACGAGTTCCTCGAGATCCAGGGTGGTTACGCCCAGAACATCGTGGTCGGGTTCGGCCGCATCGACGGCCGTCCGGTCGGAATCGTGGCCAACCAGCCGACGCACTTCGCCGGCTGCCTGGACATCAACGCCTCGGAGAAGGCCGCGCGGTTCGTGCGGACCTGCGACTGCTTCAACATCCCGATCGTCATGCTGGTCGACGTGCCGGGCTTCCTGCCCGGCACCGGCCAGGAATACAACGGCATCATCCGGCGCGGCGCCAAGCTGCTCTACGCCTACGGTGAGGCGACCGTCCCGAAGATCACCGTCATCACCCGCAAGGCCTACGGCGGCGCGTACTGCGTCATGGGTTCCAAGGACATGGGGTGCGACGTCAACCTGGCCTGGCCGACCGCCCAGATCGCGGTGATGGGCGCCTCGGGCGCCGTCGGCTTCGTCTACCGCCAGAAGCTCAAGGAAGCGGCCGAGGCCGGCGAGGATGTCGAGGCGCTGCGCCTGCATTTGCAGCAGGAGTACGAAGACACTCTGGTCAACCCGTATGTGGCCGCCGAGCGCGGGTACGTCGACGCCGTGATCCCGCCGTCCTACACCCGCGGCTACATCGGGACCGCCCTGCGGTTGCTGGAACGCAAGATCTCCCAGCAACCGCCGAAGAAGCATGGGAACATCCCGCTATGA
- a CDS encoding biotin--[acetyl-CoA-carboxylase] ligase encodes MTDREKLRVPLDAAALRAEVIGGTSFWRQLDVVEQTGSTNADLLSRAAAGADIDRSVLIAEHQTAGRGRHGRGWSAAPRAQITLSVGVRVDDVPPAAWGWLTLAAGLAVVDAVATETTVEAGLKWPNDVLAGGGKLAGILAEVAQPYAVIGIGLNVTQAPQEVEGAGATSLLDQGVTAPDRDLLVRRLLRELAERIAGWRQARGADAQLMADYRARSLTIGSQVRAELPGGRRLVGIARDIDDHGQLRLETGLDDSGKPPEIVVVSAGDVVHLR; translated from the coding sequence GTGACCGACCGTGAAAAGCTGAGGGTGCCCCTGGACGCCGCTGCGTTGCGGGCGGAGGTGATCGGCGGCACGTCATTCTGGCGGCAACTCGACGTCGTCGAGCAAACCGGATCCACCAACGCCGACCTGCTGTCCCGGGCGGCTGCGGGTGCCGATATCGACCGGTCGGTGCTGATCGCCGAACACCAGACCGCCGGCCGGGGGCGGCACGGACGTGGCTGGTCGGCGGCGCCGCGCGCGCAGATCACGCTGTCGGTCGGGGTGCGGGTGGATGACGTCCCACCCGCGGCCTGGGGGTGGCTGACGCTGGCCGCGGGACTGGCGGTGGTCGACGCGGTGGCGACGGAAACCACCGTCGAGGCGGGCCTGAAGTGGCCCAACGACGTGCTCGCCGGCGGCGGCAAGCTGGCCGGCATCCTGGCCGAAGTCGCGCAGCCCTACGCGGTGATCGGGATCGGGCTCAACGTCACCCAAGCACCGCAGGAGGTCGAGGGAGCCGGCGCGACCTCGCTGCTGGACCAGGGCGTCACCGCGCCGGACCGCGACCTGCTGGTTCGCCGGCTGCTGCGCGAACTCGCCGAGCGCATCGCCGGCTGGCGACAAGCCCGCGGCGCCGACGCGCAGTTGATGGCCGACTACCGGGCGCGCAGCCTGACCATCGGGTCCCAGGTGCGCGCCGAACTGCCCGGCGGTCGCCGACTCGTCGGCATCGCCCGCGACATCGACGATCATGGGCAACTGCGCTTGGAGACCGGGCTCGACGACTCCGGCAAACCGCCCGAGATCGTCGTCGTCTCCGCTGGTGACGTGGTGCATTTGCGGTAG
- a CDS encoding PH domain-containing protein has translation MSYPDNALAAGEQVVLHRHPHWKRLIWPVVVLILVTALAATGSGFVNSTPWQQLAKNIIYGVVWGIWLVIVGWLTLWPFLTWLTTHFVVTNRRVMYRQGVLTRSGIDIPLARINSVEFRDRIFERIFRTGTLIIESASQDPLEFHNIPRLREVHALLYHEVFDTLGTEESPS, from the coding sequence ATGAGCTATCCGGACAATGCCCTGGCCGCGGGCGAACAGGTGGTGTTGCATCGTCACCCGCACTGGAAGCGTCTGATCTGGCCCGTGGTGGTGCTGATCCTGGTGACCGCGCTGGCGGCCACGGGCTCGGGCTTCGTCAACTCCACGCCGTGGCAGCAACTGGCCAAGAACATCATCTACGGCGTCGTCTGGGGCATTTGGCTGGTGATCGTGGGCTGGCTGACGCTGTGGCCGTTTTTGACCTGGCTGACCACCCATTTCGTGGTGACCAACCGGCGGGTGATGTACCGGCAGGGAGTGCTCACCCGCAGCGGCATCGACATCCCGCTGGCCCGGATCAACAGCGTGGAGTTCCGGGACCGGATCTTCGAACGGATCTTCCGGACCGGGACGCTGATCATCGAGTCGGCGTCACAAGATCCGTTGGAGTTCCACAACATTCCGCGGCTGCGCGAGGTGCACGCGCTGCTGTATCACGAAGTCTTCGACACCTTGGGGACCGAGGAGTCGCCCAGCTGA
- a CDS encoding GtrA family protein, translating into MSFADATIARLPKVMQPVAERHHELIKFAIVGGTTFIIDSAIFYTLKLTILEPKPVTAKVIAGIVAVIASYVLNREWSFRDRGGRERHHEALLFFAFSGVGVLLSMAPLWISSYVLELRVPMVSLTLENIADFISAYIIGNLLQMAFRFWAFRRWVFPDQFARNPDKALESALTAGGIAEVFEDELEGGNVTLLRAWRGRRGKGTAQLGDSSVPKVSKTS; encoded by the coding sequence GTGTCCTTTGCCGATGCCACAATTGCGCGCCTGCCCAAGGTCATGCAGCCCGTCGCGGAACGCCACCACGAATTGATCAAATTCGCCATCGTGGGCGGCACGACATTCATCATCGACTCGGCAATTTTCTACACCCTCAAGCTGACAATTCTCGAGCCGAAGCCGGTGACGGCCAAGGTCATCGCGGGAATCGTCGCCGTCATCGCGTCCTACGTGCTCAACCGGGAGTGGAGCTTCCGCGACCGCGGCGGCCGCGAACGCCACCACGAAGCGCTGTTGTTCTTCGCCTTCAGCGGCGTCGGTGTGTTGCTGAGCATGGCACCGCTGTGGATCTCGAGCTACGTCCTCGAGCTACGTGTGCCCATGGTGTCGCTGACGTTGGAGAACATCGCCGACTTCATCTCCGCCTACATCATCGGAAACCTGCTGCAGATGGCGTTCCGGTTCTGGGCCTTCCGGCGCTGGGTGTTCCCCGACCAGTTCGCGCGCAACCCGGACAAGGCGCTGGAGTCGGCGCTGACCGCCGGCGGCATCGCCGAGGTGTTCGAGGACGAACTCGAGGGTGGCAACGTGACCCTGCTGCGGGCCTGGCGCGGCCGGCGCGGCAAGGGCACCGCTCAGCTGGGCGACTCCTCGGTCCCCAAGGTGTCGAAGACTTCGTGA